Proteins encoded within one genomic window of Pectobacterium araliae:
- the fadI gene encoding acetyl-CoA C-acyltransferase FadI — MSEVLPLITRRGDRIAFVSGLRTPFARQATAYHGVPAIELGKLVTSELLVRTGIDPELIELLVFGQVVQMPEAPNIAREIVLGTGMSVHTDAYSVSRACATSFQAVANVAESIMAGTVEVGIAGGADSSSVLPIGVSKALARTLVDMNKARTLSQKLKLLSGLRPKDLLPVAPAVAEYSTGLRMGDTAEQMAKTYGITRGEQDELAHRSHRLAAQAWESGVLRDEVMTAYVPPYEKALSEDNNVRHDSALEQYSRLRPAFDRRHGTVTAANSTPLTDGAAAVLMMSESKAKSLGLTPLGYLRSYAFSAIGVQRDMLLGPAYASPLALARAGVTLADLTLIDMHEAFAAQTLANLKLFASDEFARNQLGRNAALGEVDRDKFNVLGGSIAYGHPFAATGVRMITQTLNELRRRGGGLGLTTACAAGGLGAAMVLEVML, encoded by the coding sequence ATGAGCGAGGTATTACCTCTGATAACCCGCCGTGGCGATCGCATTGCGTTCGTGAGCGGATTACGCACCCCATTCGCCCGGCAGGCAACGGCCTATCATGGTGTTCCTGCCATCGAATTAGGGAAGCTCGTCACCAGTGAATTACTGGTTCGCACTGGGATCGATCCTGAGCTGATCGAGTTATTGGTGTTCGGACAGGTGGTCCAAATGCCGGAAGCGCCGAATATCGCCCGAGAGATCGTGCTCGGCACGGGCATGAGTGTGCATACCGATGCGTATAGCGTTTCCCGCGCTTGTGCCACCAGCTTTCAGGCTGTCGCCAACGTAGCGGAAAGTATTATGGCGGGAACAGTGGAGGTCGGTATTGCTGGCGGGGCGGATTCTTCTTCCGTGCTGCCTATTGGTGTCAGTAAAGCGCTGGCCAGAACGCTGGTGGATATGAACAAGGCTCGAACGCTGAGCCAGAAGTTGAAACTGTTAAGCGGCCTGCGTCCGAAAGACCTGCTGCCGGTTGCACCCGCCGTGGCGGAATATTCCACCGGGTTGCGCATGGGGGATACCGCCGAACAGATGGCAAAAACCTACGGTATCACGCGTGGAGAACAGGATGAGCTGGCGCACCGTTCGCACAGGCTGGCGGCACAGGCTTGGGAATCTGGCGTACTGCGGGATGAGGTCATGACGGCGTATGTCCCGCCTTATGAGAAAGCGTTGAGTGAAGATAACAATGTGCGTCACGATTCCGCACTGGAGCAGTATTCCCGCTTACGTCCGGCGTTCGACCGTCGGCATGGCACGGTCACGGCGGCGAACAGCACACCGTTAACGGATGGCGCGGCGGCGGTGTTGATGATGAGTGAGTCTAAGGCCAAAAGTCTGGGGCTTACACCGCTGGGCTATCTGCGCAGTTATGCCTTCAGCGCTATTGGCGTGCAGCGCGATATGTTGTTGGGGCCGGCTTATGCCTCCCCACTGGCGCTGGCAAGGGCCGGCGTGACACTGGCCGACCTGACGCTCATTGATATGCACGAAGCCTTTGCCGCCCAAACGTTGGCAAATCTCAAACTGTTTGCCAGCGATGAGTTCGCCCGGAATCAACTGGGGAGAAACGCCGCGCTGGGCGAGGTGGATCGCGACAAGTTCAACGTGCTGGGTGGCTCGATTGCCTATGGGCATCCTTTTGCCGCCACTGGCGTGAGGATGATCACTCAAACGTTGAATGAACTGCGGCGTCGCGGTGGCGGGCTGGGATTAACCACCGCCTGCGCGGCGGGCGGATTGGGCGCGGCAATGGTACTGGAGGTGATGCTATGA
- a CDS encoding methionine ABC transporter ATP-binding protein has product MISFEHVSKSFTTQGKTLYAVKDVTLDIDKGEIFGIIGFSGAGKSTLLRLVNLLEQPTEGKVTVNQQDITALSAEALRQLRRRIGMVFQTFNLFQSRTVAGNVAWPLRLARMDRQQIQRRVDEVLRFVGLEDKKDHYPEQLSGGQKQRVGIARALVSSPDILICDEATSALDPETTEDILQLLESINRQYNITILLITHEMNVIRRICHRVAVMEQGRVIEQGRVVDIFTRPEHKTTRNFVRSIFNDRLPSRLLQTLQARHSGALYQLIFHDGSTSVPLLSQTARLHPLIDYNIIYGNISELQGALFGSLIVEFIGPPDSIAAALETLAQTVEIREVSHEG; this is encoded by the coding sequence TTGATCAGTTTTGAGCACGTGAGTAAGTCGTTTACGACACAAGGTAAAACGCTTTATGCGGTGAAAGATGTCACGCTGGATATCGATAAAGGGGAGATATTCGGCATCATCGGGTTCAGCGGGGCGGGGAAAAGCACGTTGTTGCGTCTGGTTAATTTACTGGAGCAGCCAACGGAAGGAAAAGTGACGGTTAACCAGCAGGATATTACTGCGCTTTCTGCTGAGGCGCTGCGCCAACTCCGGCGGCGTATTGGCATGGTCTTTCAAACATTCAATTTATTTCAGTCGCGAACGGTGGCGGGAAATGTCGCCTGGCCGCTGCGTTTGGCACGAATGGATCGCCAACAGATACAGCGACGTGTTGACGAAGTGCTGCGCTTTGTCGGCCTGGAGGATAAGAAGGATCACTATCCCGAACAGCTTTCTGGAGGGCAAAAGCAGCGCGTTGGCATTGCCAGAGCGCTGGTCAGTTCACCGGATATCCTGATTTGTGACGAGGCGACCTCGGCACTGGATCCTGAAACGACAGAGGATATTCTTCAACTGCTGGAGAGTATCAATCGGCAATATAACATCACGATCTTGTTGATTACGCATGAGATGAACGTGATCCGCCGCATTTGCCATCGGGTTGCGGTCATGGAACAAGGTCGCGTCATCGAACAGGGCCGCGTGGTTGATATCTTCACTCGCCCTGAGCATAAAACCACGCGCAACTTCGTACGCTCTATTTTTAACGATCGGCTTCCTTCCCGACTATTACAGACGCTGCAAGCACGCCATTCCGGCGCGTTATACCAGCTCATTTTTCATGATGGTTCAACCAGCGTACCGCTGCTGTCACAGACGGCTCGTCTGCACCCGCTTATCGATTACAACATTATCTACGGCAACATCAGTGAGTTACAGGGCGCACTGTTCGGCAGCCTGATTGTGGAATTTATTGGCCCGCCGGACAGCATTGCTGCCGCACTGGAAACGCTGGCGCAAACGGTAGAAATCAGGGAGGTAAGCCATGAAGGTTGA
- the fadL gene encoding long-chain fatty acid transporter FadL yields the protein MSQKNLFKHSTIAVAVALFSANVSAAGFQLNEYSSSGLGRAFSGEGAVADNAASGSRNPATMTMFDRPSFSGGVTYINPDIDVQGKNSLTGQNTSAKNIAPHAWVPNLHFIMPLNEQWAIGASATTNYGLATEFNDNYAAGSIGGQTDLLTSNLNLSAAYRLNQHFSFGLGVNAVYADAKIVRRAGELANVPSSVGGLQGAVAGPSSEVARLEGKEWGYGWNAGILYEIDDNNRVGLTYRSKVDIDFNGDYSNQLSAGPGALNGSTIPGKLTLNLPEMWEASAYHRVAPKWAVHYSLTYTSWSHFQELKATGNNGQTLFQKEENFRDAYRIALGTTYYHDDNWTFRSGIAFDDSPVPADKRSISIPDQDRFWLSAGTTYAFNKDASVDVGVSYMHGKQVDISEPISDRAGSPSYTFSSKGKAWLYGVNFNYAF from the coding sequence ATGAGCCAGAAAAACCTGTTCAAACATTCCACAATTGCTGTTGCGGTGGCCCTGTTTTCAGCAAATGTGTCCGCGGCTGGTTTCCAGCTAAATGAATACTCATCATCGGGTCTGGGACGCGCGTTTTCTGGTGAAGGTGCTGTAGCCGACAATGCGGCCTCCGGTAGCCGTAACCCGGCAACCATGACCATGTTTGACCGCCCGTCCTTCTCCGGTGGTGTCACCTATATCAACCCGGATATCGATGTTCAGGGAAAAAACTCCCTGACAGGACAGAATACCAGTGCAAAAAATATTGCGCCGCACGCTTGGGTACCGAACCTGCACTTCATCATGCCGCTAAATGAGCAATGGGCAATCGGTGCATCCGCTACCACCAATTATGGTTTGGCGACGGAATTCAATGATAACTATGCCGCAGGTTCTATTGGTGGACAAACCGACCTGCTGACATCAAACCTGAATCTGAGCGCAGCCTATCGCCTGAACCAACATTTCAGCTTCGGACTGGGTGTTAACGCTGTCTATGCAGATGCCAAGATTGTTCGTCGCGCGGGTGAACTGGCAAACGTACCTAGCTCTGTTGGTGGGTTGCAGGGAGCCGTTGCAGGCCCCTCTTCAGAAGTCGCGCGTTTGGAAGGCAAAGAATGGGGTTACGGCTGGAACGCTGGCATCCTGTATGAAATCGACGACAATAACCGCGTTGGCCTGACCTATCGTTCCAAAGTCGATATTGATTTTAATGGCGATTACAGCAACCAACTGTCAGCAGGACCCGGAGCCCTTAATGGCTCGACAATCCCTGGCAAGCTGACGCTGAATCTACCAGAGATGTGGGAAGCCTCTGCTTACCACCGCGTGGCACCGAAATGGGCAGTGCATTATAGCCTGACCTATACCAGTTGGAGCCACTTCCAGGAGTTGAAAGCGACGGGTAATAACGGTCAGACGTTGTTCCAGAAAGAAGAAAATTTCCGTGATGCTTACCGTATCGCACTCGGCACAACCTACTATCACGACGATAACTGGACGTTCCGTAGCGGTATCGCGTTTGATGACAGCCCCGTACCTGCTGACAAACGTTCTATATCCATCCCGGATCAGGATCGTTTCTGGTTGAGCGCAGGCACCACCTACGCATTTAATAAAGATGCGTCTGTTGATGTGGGCGTGTCTTACATGCACGGTAAACAAGTGGATATCAGCGAGCCAATCTCTGATAGAGCAGGTTCTCCAAGTTACACCTTTAGTTCCAAAGGCAAAGCCTGGCTGTACGGTGTGAACTTTAACTACGCATTCTAA
- a CDS encoding MetQ/NlpA family ABC transporter substrate-binding protein, which translates to MKWQKMVLGALLTLSLQAGAAQKPVDVTIGVAGSEDAYWKVLAKKAKAENINIKLISFSDYALPNKALASGDVDLNAFQHLAFLSQFNVNNQLTIVPIGATQIVPMALYSEKYRALADIPQGAQIALPNDPSNQGRALNVLQSSGLLKLKDGAGLHATPDDIIENPRKLKILPVVAQQTPRVLADVAASVVNQGVAVDAGLPADKILFQDDPTAPSALPYVNVFAAREKDKDNPVYQRIVALYHQPEVIAAVKEDTKGVAVVVDLPAQDLQDKLKQLEDDLRKQ; encoded by the coding sequence ATGAAATGGCAAAAGATGGTATTGGGGGCGCTTTTAACGCTCTCCTTGCAGGCGGGTGCAGCACAAAAACCAGTGGACGTGACAATCGGCGTGGCCGGAAGCGAAGACGCGTACTGGAAGGTGCTGGCGAAAAAAGCGAAAGCGGAAAATATCAACATCAAACTCATCAGTTTTTCGGACTATGCGTTGCCGAATAAAGCGTTGGCCAGCGGTGATGTCGATCTTAATGCGTTTCAACATCTGGCTTTTCTAAGCCAGTTCAACGTGAACAATCAACTGACGATTGTGCCGATCGGTGCGACACAAATTGTGCCTATGGCGCTGTATTCGGAGAAATACCGTGCTCTGGCGGATATCCCGCAGGGTGCGCAGATTGCCTTGCCAAACGATCCCTCCAATCAGGGGCGAGCGCTCAACGTGTTGCAATCCTCTGGTTTGCTGAAGTTAAAAGACGGTGCGGGATTGCACGCGACGCCTGACGATATTATCGAGAACCCGCGCAAACTGAAAATTCTGCCGGTAGTCGCACAGCAGACGCCGCGTGTGCTGGCAGATGTGGCCGCCTCGGTGGTCAATCAGGGCGTGGCGGTCGATGCTGGTTTACCCGCCGATAAGATCTTGTTTCAGGACGACCCTACGGCACCCTCAGCGCTGCCTTACGTGAACGTGTTTGCCGCCCGCGAAAAAGACAAAGACAATCCGGTCTACCAGCGGATTGTGGCGTTGTATCACCAACCTGAAGTGATCGCCGCAGTGAAAGAGGATACGAAAGGCGTCGCGGTTGTGGTGGATCTGCCAGCCCAGGATTTGCAGGACAAGCTCAAACAGCTGGAAGACGATTTGAGGAAGCAGTAG
- a CDS encoding methionine ABC transporter permease has product MKVDWTTFWQTLLVATGETLAMVLVTLLFASVLGISLGLLLFLSRAGGLFESRVLFVLLNLVINIVRPVPFIIFLVAVSPMTRMVVGTTIGIAAAIFPMILVAACAIARVVENNLMSVDPGMIEAARALGATPLQIITGVLIREALGPLIMGLTFITVALVDFSAVAGMVGGGGLGNLAMTYGYNRFNTSVMVVTVVILIVLVQLAQHAGNYFSRRIMRR; this is encoded by the coding sequence ATGAAGGTTGATTGGACGACATTCTGGCAAACGCTGCTGGTTGCCACAGGCGAAACGTTGGCGATGGTACTGGTGACGCTGTTGTTCGCCAGCGTGCTGGGCATTAGCCTGGGTTTGCTGCTGTTTCTAAGCCGTGCCGGTGGCCTGTTTGAAAGCCGCGTGCTGTTTGTGCTGTTGAATCTGGTCATTAACATCGTGCGTCCCGTTCCTTTCATTATCTTTCTGGTGGCGGTCAGTCCGATGACGCGCATGGTGGTGGGCACCACTATCGGTATTGCCGCCGCCATTTTTCCGATGATCCTGGTTGCCGCCTGCGCGATTGCGAGGGTGGTAGAAAATAACCTGATGTCGGTCGATCCCGGCATGATTGAAGCGGCACGCGCCTTGGGTGCCACGCCTTTGCAAATCATTACTGGTGTGCTGATTCGCGAAGCGCTGGGTCCGCTAATTATGGGACTGACATTTATCACCGTGGCGCTGGTCGACTTCTCTGCTGTTGCTGGCATGGTTGGCGGTGGCGGGTTGGGGAATCTGGCAATGACCTACGGCTACAACCGGTTTAACACCTCCGTCATGGTGGTCACGGTAGTCATTCTGATTGTGTTGGTTCAACTGGCACAGCATGCGGGCAATTACTTCTCTCGTCGCATCATGCGGCGCTAG
- a CDS encoding M20 family metallopeptidase — protein sequence MSELTPHHRGIIRSHFEQVTPRYLQVSHQIHARPELGNQEYFAAETLTDLLRDAGFTVTRDIAGHETGFVAHKGQANSGPRIGYLAEYDALPGLGHACGHNLIGTSSVAAAIALSHVVDQTGGEVWVFGTPAEEGGANGSAKGSFADAGVFDGIDAALMIHGSGKTQLTSASLAVDPLDFHFTGRAAHASASPEEGINALDAVIQLFTGINALRQQLPGDTRIHGIITHGGEAPNIIPEYAAARFYIRASTWQRAQAVSERVRAVAEGAALATGSTLKVERFQNPVKDLVINRPLDTIVGEELVALGEGLSDQPRRGLGSTDAGNASHVIPVSHCYIKIGPDDLVGHTPEFREAAASPQGDRALLVAAQALAFSGYRLLTEPSLLESVKADFLRTHSPA from the coding sequence ATGAGTGAATTAACCCCCCATCATCGGGGCATCATCCGGTCCCATTTTGAGCAGGTTACGCCGCGATATCTACAGGTCAGCCACCAGATTCATGCCCGGCCGGAGCTGGGCAATCAGGAGTATTTTGCCGCTGAAACCCTGACCGATCTGCTGCGTGACGCTGGCTTTACCGTGACGCGGGATATCGCTGGGCATGAAACGGGCTTCGTGGCGCACAAAGGGCAAGCAAACAGCGGGCCACGGATTGGCTATCTGGCCGAGTATGATGCGTTGCCGGGGCTAGGGCACGCCTGCGGCCATAACCTGATTGGCACCAGCAGCGTGGCGGCGGCCATTGCGTTGTCGCACGTTGTGGATCAGACCGGTGGCGAGGTTTGGGTATTTGGTACACCAGCAGAGGAGGGCGGCGCTAACGGCAGCGCCAAAGGCAGTTTTGCTGATGCGGGCGTGTTTGATGGCATTGATGCCGCGTTGATGATTCACGGCTCGGGTAAAACACAACTGACTTCCGCCAGCCTGGCGGTCGATCCGCTGGATTTCCATTTTACCGGCCGAGCGGCGCATGCCTCGGCGTCACCGGAAGAGGGGATTAACGCGCTGGATGCGGTTATTCAACTTTTTACCGGCATCAACGCGTTGCGGCAGCAGTTGCCGGGCGATACACGCATTCATGGCATTATCACCCATGGGGGAGAAGCGCCAAATATTATCCCTGAGTATGCTGCTGCGCGGTTTTATATTCGCGCCTCAACCTGGCAGCGAGCACAGGCCGTCAGTGAAAGAGTTCGAGCGGTGGCGGAAGGGGCCGCACTGGCGACGGGCAGTACGCTGAAAGTGGAGCGGTTCCAAAATCCCGTTAAGGATTTGGTTATCAACCGACCATTGGACACTATCGTCGGAGAGGAACTGGTGGCGCTGGGTGAAGGGCTTTCTGACCAGCCGCGCCGTGGTCTCGGCTCGACGGATGCCGGTAATGCCAGCCACGTCATCCCCGTCAGTCACTGCTATATCAAGATTGGTCCTGACGATCTTGTTGGTCATACACCTGAATTTCGTGAAGCCGCCGCTTCTCCACAGGGGGATCGTGCGTTGCTGGTGGCGGCGCAGGCGCTGGCGTTCTCGGGCTACCGTTTATTGACCGAACCTTCTTTGCTGGAAAGTGTGAAAGCCGATTTTCTCCGAACTCATTCCCCTGCCTGA
- a CDS encoding YfcZ/YiiS family protein: protein MTNVINKCSAEETAACCCVDVGTIMDNTDCTASYSKVFGDRSDAEATLAALTEKARAVESESCEINSTLEDVDGGVKLDIDFTFSCQAETMIFQLGLR, encoded by the coding sequence ATGACGAACGTAATCAACAAATGCAGCGCTGAAGAAACCGCAGCCTGCTGCTGTGTCGATGTTGGCACAATTATGGATAACACCGATTGCACGGCATCTTACAGCAAAGTTTTCGGCGATCGTTCTGACGCGGAAGCGACATTAGCGGCTCTGACGGAAAAAGCGCGAGCGGTAGAGTCTGAATCTTGTGAAATCAACAGCACGCTGGAAGACGTAGACGGCGGCGTTAAGCTGGATATTGATTTTACGTTCAGCTGCCAGGCTGAAACGATGATTTTCCAGCTCGGCCTGCGTTAA
- the mqo gene encoding malate dehydrogenase (quinone) — protein sequence MKKLLAMFFCLSVVVSTPLAMAEDAKTTEKTTDVVLIGGGIMSSTLGVYLQELQPDWSIDMVERMDNVAEESSNGWNNAGTGHSAFMELNYTPDNPDGPINISKALEITEAFEVSRQFWSYQVRNGVLNNPHSFINSVPHISFVWGDENTAFLKHRYDAMQHSTLYRGMEFSDDPNTIKAWAPLVMEGRDPAQKIAATRMPIGTDVNYGEITRQLVGAMKTKSNFALHLNSEVRDIKRNADNSWSVTYADLKNGEKESVIKAKFVFIGAGGAALQLLQKTGIPEADLYGGFPVGGEFLVTENPEIVKRHMAKVYGKASVGAPPMSVPHLDTRIFDGKPVLLFGPFATFSSKFLKNGSLWDLIGSVTFSNVMPMTHVGLDNFDLVKYLVSQVMMDDDDRFASLQEYFPNAKKEDWRLVIAGQRVQVIKKDDDKGGVLKLGTEIVSSQDGSIAALLGASPGASTAAPIMLSLLQKVFKDKVATPEWQSKLKEIVPSYGQKLDGNIEMTNKIRSYTSSTLGLDYIEVKPE from the coding sequence ATGAAAAAACTACTTGCTATGTTCTTTTGTCTGAGCGTGGTGGTTAGCACCCCACTGGCGATGGCTGAAGATGCTAAAACGACAGAGAAGACAACGGATGTGGTACTGATCGGTGGGGGCATCATGAGCTCTACGCTGGGTGTGTACTTACAGGAGCTACAGCCAGATTGGTCTATCGATATGGTTGAGCGTATGGATAACGTGGCTGAAGAGAGTTCTAACGGCTGGAATAACGCGGGTACGGGTCACTCGGCCTTTATGGAACTCAATTACACGCCGGATAATCCCGACGGCCCAATCAATATCAGCAAAGCGCTGGAAATTACCGAAGCGTTTGAAGTCTCGCGCCAGTTTTGGTCCTATCAGGTGAGAAACGGCGTGCTGAATAATCCGCACTCTTTCATAAACAGTGTGCCGCATATCAGCTTTGTTTGGGGCGACGAAAACACCGCGTTCCTAAAACACCGCTATGATGCGATGCAGCACAGTACGCTGTACCGTGGCATGGAGTTCTCTGACGATCCAAATACGATCAAAGCATGGGCGCCGTTGGTGATGGAAGGCCGCGATCCTGCTCAAAAAATTGCAGCAACCCGCATGCCTATCGGCACTGACGTGAACTACGGTGAAATCACGCGTCAGTTGGTTGGTGCGATGAAAACCAAGTCCAACTTTGCGCTGCACCTGAATTCAGAAGTGCGTGATATCAAGCGTAATGCAGACAACAGCTGGAGCGTGACTTACGCCGATCTGAAGAACGGCGAAAAAGAGAGCGTGATTAAGGCGAAATTCGTCTTTATCGGTGCGGGTGGGGCGGCACTACAACTGTTGCAGAAAACCGGTATTCCTGAGGCCGATTTGTACGGCGGCTTTCCAGTTGGCGGCGAATTCCTGGTGACAGAAAATCCGGAAATCGTGAAACGCCACATGGCCAAAGTGTACGGTAAAGCCTCCGTAGGTGCACCACCGATGTCCGTTCCTCATTTGGATACGCGTATTTTTGACGGCAAGCCAGTGCTGTTGTTTGGGCCATTTGCCACTTTTTCCAGTAAATTTCTGAAAAATGGTTCGCTGTGGGATCTGATCGGTTCCGTGACCTTCTCCAACGTCATGCCGATGACGCACGTCGGTCTGGATAACTTCGATCTGGTGAAATATCTGGTCAGTCAGGTCATGATGGATGATGACGATCGCTTCGCTTCATTGCAGGAATACTTCCCGAACGCGAAGAAAGAGGATTGGAGACTGGTGATTGCAGGCCAACGCGTTCAGGTTATCAAGAAAGATGATGATAAAGGCGGCGTGTTGAAGCTGGGTACGGAGATCGTCAGTTCGCAGGATGGCTCGATTGCCGCTCTGCTGGGGGCTTCTCCGGGCGCGTCAACCGCAGCACCGATTATGCTGAGCCTGCTGCAAAAAGTGTTTAAAGATAAAGTGGCGACGCCGGAATGGCAGAGTAAGCTGAAAGAGATTGTTCCGTCGTATGGTCAGAAGCTGGATGGCAATATTGAAATGACCAATAAAATCCGCAGCTACACCAGCAGCACGCTGGGTCTGGATTATATTGAGGTTAAGCCTGAGTAA